A stretch of Rhizobium sp. TH2 DNA encodes these proteins:
- a CDS encoding N-formylglutamate amidohydrolase, producing MIWDFREGELFEIWEPEHQQLPFILNSPHSGRIYPREFIESSRLDQIGIRRSEDHFVDELFFSGVRHGAPMLAANFPRAYVDVNREPYELDPTMFEGRLPPYANIASVRVAGGLGTVPRIVGENMEIYRTKMPVEEALLRVEHIYKPYHAALRRLIARTHARFGRAVLIDCHSMPGNIRISGSGIRPDFIIGDRYGTSASSDLSRLALKLLEDQGFAAVRNKPYAGGFITEHYGRPARGLHALQIEVNRGLYIDESTLRKKPDFAKVARSIEQFLVDFAAEVGASGGDMSLAAE from the coding sequence ATGATCTGGGATTTCAGGGAGGGGGAACTGTTCGAAATCTGGGAGCCGGAGCATCAACAGCTGCCCTTCATTCTTAATTCCCCCCATTCAGGCCGCATCTATCCCAGGGAATTCATCGAGAGTTCCCGCCTTGACCAGATCGGTATCCGCCGGTCGGAAGATCATTTCGTCGATGAACTGTTTTTCTCGGGCGTCCGCCACGGCGCGCCTATGCTGGCGGCGAATTTCCCACGCGCCTATGTCGATGTGAACCGCGAGCCCTACGAGCTCGATCCCACCATGTTCGAGGGGCGCCTGCCGCCCTATGCCAATATCGCTTCGGTGCGGGTCGCCGGCGGTCTCGGCACCGTGCCGCGCATCGTCGGCGAGAATATGGAAATCTACCGCACGAAAATGCCGGTGGAGGAGGCGCTGCTCCGCGTCGAGCACATCTACAAGCCCTATCACGCGGCGCTGAGGCGGCTGATCGCCCGCACGCATGCGCGTTTCGGCCGCGCCGTGCTGATCGACTGCCATTCCATGCCGGGCAATATCCGCATCTCGGGCAGCGGGATCAGGCCCGATTTCATCATCGGCGATCGCTACGGCACGTCGGCGTCGTCGGACCTCTCCAGGCTGGCGCTCAAGCTGCTGGAAGACCAGGGTTTTGCTGCGGTGCGCAACAAGCCTTATGCCGGGGGCTTCATCACCGAGCATTACGGGCGTCCCGCGCGCGGCCTGCATGCGCTGCAGATCGAGGTTAATCGCGGCCTCTATATCGATGAATCGACGCTCAGGAAGAAGCCCGATTTCGCCAAGGTCGCCCGGTCCATCGAGCAGTTTCTCGTGGACTTTGCGGCGGAAGTCGGCGCCAGCGGCGGCGACATGTCGTTGGCGGCCGAATAA
- the cpdR gene encoding cell cycle two-component system response regulator CpdR: MSQKILLAEDDNDMRRFLVKALEKAGYRVISYDNGASAYDRLREEPFSLLLTDIVMPEMDGIELARRATELDPDLKVMFITGFAAVALNPDSNAPKDAKVLSKPFHLRELVDEVNKMLTAA, from the coding sequence ATGAGTCAGAAAATTCTTCTCGCCGAAGACGATAACGATATGCGCCGCTTTCTGGTGAAAGCGCTGGAGAAAGCGGGCTACCGCGTCATCTCCTACGACAATGGCGCAAGCGCCTATGACCGTCTGCGCGAAGAGCCCTTCTCGCTGCTTCTGACCGACATCGTCATGCCGGAGATGGACGGAATAGAGCTGGCGCGGCGTGCCACCGAACTCGACCCGGATCTCAAGGTCATGTTCATCACCGGCTTCGCGGCCGTGGCGCTGAACCCCGATTCGAACGCGCCGAAGGATGCCAAGGTGCTTTCCAAGCCCTTCCATCTGCGCGAACTGGTCGACGAAGTGAACAAGATGCTGACCGCCGCCTGA
- a CDS encoding site-specific integrase, which produces MQEWRLTRLNGEFCVAWDEPQPNGAAPARRRYRLGTSDAREAETLAPARYSKLSRPSGTTVAHLWKGYVLDNAGKAVIETMVHTWKAIGPYFGQKEGAELTLEECRAYTDRRRSTAYFTSKTGVQKFVQDGTVHTELGHLRTVLVWAKDNKLIAEAPRIERPSKPEPKDFHLTRVEVRKLLDAAKSPHIVLAIRLLIATGARVTAALELTWDRVDFEREMIQLRNPFDRARRKGRATVPMNQSLRVELEKAGKRKITNYVIEYACTNVKSIKKGLGSASRAAGLTGVSPHVLRHSAAVWLAEDGHDMEEIAQFLGHDDVNVTRKIYARFSPTYLRKLANSLDI; this is translated from the coding sequence ATGCAAGAGTGGAGACTTACTCGCCTCAATGGAGAGTTCTGTGTCGCTTGGGATGAGCCCCAGCCCAACGGCGCCGCCCCCGCGAGGCGTCGCTATAGGCTCGGAACTTCCGACGCGAGAGAAGCGGAAACGCTTGCCCCGGCTAGATATTCGAAGCTTAGCCGCCCGTCAGGCACTACCGTCGCCCATCTCTGGAAGGGCTATGTTCTAGACAATGCCGGCAAGGCAGTCATCGAGACGATGGTCCACACCTGGAAGGCAATCGGTCCATACTTTGGCCAAAAGGAAGGGGCGGAACTCACTCTTGAGGAATGTCGCGCCTATACCGATCGGAGGCGCAGCACGGCATATTTCACCAGCAAGACTGGTGTCCAGAAGTTCGTGCAGGATGGCACGGTTCACACCGAGCTGGGTCATCTCCGCACGGTGCTCGTCTGGGCTAAAGATAACAAGCTAATTGCTGAAGCGCCGAGGATAGAACGCCCCTCAAAGCCGGAGCCCAAGGACTTTCACCTCACGCGAGTTGAGGTTCGTAAGCTGCTCGACGCAGCCAAGTCACCTCATATCGTCTTGGCTATCCGTCTTCTCATTGCGACAGGTGCCCGCGTAACTGCCGCTCTCGAGCTTACCTGGGACCGAGTCGATTTCGAGCGTGAGATGATCCAGCTCCGCAATCCCTTTGATCGCGCCCGGCGCAAGGGTCGAGCAACGGTACCCATGAACCAGTCGCTAAGGGTGGAACTGGAGAAGGCTGGGAAGAGGAAGATCACAAACTATGTGATCGAGTACGCCTGTACGAATGTCAAATCCATCAAAAAGGGACTCGGCAGCGCGTCGAGGGCGGCAGGGCTGACCGGCGTATCACCGCACGTTCTCAGGCACAGCGCTGCTGTTTGGCTGGCCGAGGATGGCCACGACATGGAAGAGATTGCCCAGTTCCTTGGTCATGACGACGTCAATGTGACCCGCAAAATCTACGCTCGATTCTCACCGACGTACCTAAGAAAACTGGCGAACAGTCTCGATATTTGA